One Lysinibacillus sp. OF-1 DNA segment encodes these proteins:
- a CDS encoding PTS lactose/cellobiose transporter subunit IIA produces MGEAALMESIMGLIVHSGNTKSECMEALQLAKKGQVEEAKEKIKLANESLIEAHHAQTGLLSQEARGEKVEVSMLLIHAQDHLMNAITFRDLAQEMIELYERIKGE; encoded by the coding sequence ATGGGAGAAGCAGCATTAATGGAGTCCATTATGGGTCTTATTGTGCATAGTGGCAATACGAAAAGTGAGTGTATGGAAGCTCTTCAGCTAGCAAAAAAGGGGCAAGTTGAGGAAGCAAAAGAAAAAATTAAATTAGCAAATGAGTCTTTAATTGAAGCACATCATGCTCAAACGGGGTTACTGTCTCAAGAAGCAAGGGGAGAAAAAGTAGAGGTTTCCATGTTATTAATTCATGCGCAAGATCATTTAATGAATGCTATTACTTTTCGCGATTTAGCGCAAGAAATGATTGAGTTATATGAACGAATCAAAGGGGAGTAA
- a CDS encoding GntR family transcriptional regulator, whose translation MLEKNSHIPIYIQIEEIIKQRIYLEEYRIGETIPSERELSAQFDVSRMTVRQSITNLVNSGLLYREKGRGTYVANPKLEQPLKGLTSFTEDMRARGMEPSSKVLRFEKIIPPVDIARDLMIEPGEEVFFVVRIRNADSQPMAIERTYIPVKIYPELDEKQIMGSLYALIEAKFHQKIGNAVQQMEAAIVSKEDSKFLQINQTAPVLIIKRTSYLSDGKPFELVRSTYRADRYKFISEIKR comes from the coding sequence TTGTTAGAGAAAAATTCTCATATACCTATTTATATACAAATAGAAGAGATTATTAAACAAAGAATTTATTTAGAAGAATACAGAATTGGTGAGACGATACCTTCAGAACGTGAACTTTCTGCACAATTTGATGTTAGTAGAATGACTGTGCGTCAATCCATTACCAATCTCGTAAACAGCGGTCTGTTATATCGAGAAAAAGGGAGAGGTACCTATGTTGCTAATCCCAAATTGGAGCAGCCATTAAAGGGCTTAACAAGTTTTACGGAAGATATGCGCGCTAGAGGAATGGAACCAAGCAGTAAGGTGTTACGATTTGAAAAAATCATACCACCAGTGGATATTGCAAGAGATTTAATGATTGAGCCTGGAGAAGAAGTATTCTTTGTGGTGCGAATTAGAAATGCCGATTCTCAGCCAATGGCGATTGAAAGAACGTATATTCCAGTCAAAATCTATCCAGAGTTGGATGAAAAGCAAATAATGGGCTCGCTTTATGCTTTAATCGAAGCAAAGTTCCATCAAAAGATTGGGAATGCCGTACAGCAAATGGAGGCAGCCATTGTCTCAAAAGAAGATAGTAAATTTCTACAGATAAATCAAACAGCACCTGTTTTAATTATCAAACGTACGAGTTATTTATCGGACGGTAAACCATTTGAGCTTGTACGCAGTACGTATCGAGCTGATCGCTATAAATTTATAAGTGAAATTAAAAGGTGA
- the nagA gene encoding N-acetylglucosamine-6-phosphate deacetylase, producing MKDTLLISNVRIINPDDQPFKGDVYIEDGKIIQIGQCLSRKAVQRIDGQNHDWLLLPGYIDMHIHGSAGHDTMDASPLALHEIAQSLVQEGVTGFLATTMTQTIAKIESALVNVAQFEQQEGEAVLLGIHVEGPFVSKIRAGAQPEEYMISPTIEQFANWQKMSCYRIKQITVAPEIEGGFTFLEALKNFNVIPSIGHSDATIEEVHQAVSLGISQATHLYNQMRPFHHRDPGVVGGVLLEDNIKVELIVDCVHSHPQAVKLAYRTKGAKGIILITDAMRAKGLQYGEYDLGGQTVYVSEKGAHLANGALAGSVLTMEQAVKNMKAITNCSLQEIVAMSSTNAAEQLQLPMKGRIEEGFDADFVLLDQQLNVQKTICRGKVVFEKS from the coding sequence TTGAAGGACACATTATTAATCTCAAATGTTAGGATTATTAATCCTGATGATCAGCCGTTTAAGGGTGACGTCTATATAGAAGATGGTAAGATCATTCAAATAGGGCAGTGTTTGTCAAGAAAGGCAGTGCAACGTATTGATGGGCAAAATCATGATTGGCTACTGCTCCCTGGCTATATTGATATGCACATTCATGGATCAGCTGGGCATGATACGATGGATGCTAGTCCATTAGCTTTGCATGAAATAGCACAGTCCTTAGTGCAAGAAGGCGTTACAGGTTTCCTTGCTACAACTATGACACAAACTATAGCCAAAATTGAAAGCGCTTTAGTCAATGTGGCGCAATTTGAACAGCAAGAAGGAGAAGCCGTTTTACTGGGCATTCATGTTGAAGGTCCATTTGTTTCGAAAATACGTGCAGGTGCACAGCCAGAAGAATACATGATTAGTCCTACGATTGAACAATTTGCTAATTGGCAAAAAATGAGCTGTTATCGTATCAAACAAATTACCGTCGCACCAGAAATAGAAGGTGGATTCACATTTCTTGAAGCATTAAAGAACTTTAATGTGATTCCGTCTATTGGTCACTCAGATGCTACAATAGAGGAAGTCCATCAAGCAGTATCATTAGGTATAAGTCAAGCCACTCATTTATATAATCAAATGCGACCATTTCATCATCGTGATCCAGGTGTCGTTGGTGGGGTATTATTAGAAGATAACATCAAAGTGGAATTAATTGTTGATTGTGTGCATAGTCATCCTCAAGCAGTCAAGCTAGCCTATCGGACAAAAGGTGCCAAGGGGATCATTCTTATTACGGACGCCATGCGAGCGAAAGGCTTGCAGTATGGTGAATATGATTTAGGTGGGCAAACGGTGTATGTAAGTGAAAAAGGAGCCCATTTAGCGAACGGAGCATTAGCTGGCAGTGTGTTAACAATGGAACAGGCGGTTAAAAATATGAAGGCCATTACGAATTGTTCCTTACAAGAAATAGTCGCCATGTCTTCTACGAATGCCGCTGAACAATTGCAGCTTCCCATGAAAGGTCGAATTGAAGAAGGCTTTGATGCAGATTTTGTCTTGCTAGATCAACAATTAAATGTGCAAAAAACGATTTGTCGAGGTAAAGTTGTATTTGAGAAATCATAA
- a CDS encoding PTS sugar transporter subunit IIC produces the protein MFRFLEEKFVPVAARVGNQRHLVAIRDGFITIMPLTIVGSLAVLINNLPIKLYQNALDAIWKHETWTQFGGNIWGATFGIISLLLAFCVAYHLTKSYDKDALSGGVIGLASYMTFGTFGEGGLTGLTTGTGGIFVALITALISAELFSRLSGNPKLLIKMPAGVPSAVSKSFAALLPAIITIGLLALVRTIISAGFDIPDIIGTFYSSIQEPFMGLTNTWVAGLILAFIPTFLWTFGIHGANIIEPFMQSINLQAIDANVAAISAGKVAPYIINKPFFDAFINMGGSGTTIALIIAIFIIARKNKQYNTVGKLSAAPGLFNINEPLLFGLPIVLNPILFVPFILTPMVNVTIAFFVTKWGWVPAATIAVPWTTPPIINGFLVTQSWRGAVLSIVLIVVAICIYLPFLSMANRLSRQNEQKAALAAQSEQSVVESQGEKVEV, from the coding sequence ATGTTCCGTTTTTTAGAAGAAAAATTTGTACCGGTTGCTGCTAGGGTTGGGAATCAGCGTCATTTAGTTGCTATTCGTGACGGCTTTATTACGATCATGCCGTTGACAATTGTTGGATCATTAGCTGTACTTATTAACAATTTGCCCATTAAATTATATCAAAATGCACTCGATGCCATTTGGAAGCATGAGACATGGACACAGTTTGGGGGGAATATTTGGGGAGCGACATTTGGAATTATCTCTCTATTATTAGCCTTTTGTGTTGCCTATCATCTGACAAAAAGCTATGACAAGGATGCATTATCTGGTGGGGTAATAGGGCTTGCCAGTTATATGACATTTGGTACGTTTGGTGAAGGGGGATTAACGGGTTTAACGACAGGTACAGGAGGAATATTTGTTGCCCTCATTACCGCTTTAATTTCCGCAGAACTATTTTCTCGTTTATCTGGCAATCCAAAGCTTTTAATTAAAATGCCTGCAGGTGTGCCATCCGCTGTGTCAAAGTCATTTGCAGCATTACTTCCAGCAATTATAACAATTGGTTTATTAGCATTAGTTCGTACGATCATTTCTGCTGGGTTTGATATACCTGATATTATTGGAACGTTTTATTCATCGATTCAAGAGCCATTTATGGGCTTAACAAATACATGGGTAGCTGGACTTATTTTAGCCTTCATTCCAACATTTTTATGGACATTTGGTATTCATGGGGCAAATATTATCGAGCCGTTTATGCAATCGATTAATCTACAAGCAATTGATGCTAACGTTGCAGCCATTTCTGCTGGAAAAGTCGCACCTTACATTATTAACAAACCGTTCTTTGACGCTTTTATTAATATGGGTGGCTCAGGTACAACGATCGCTTTAATTATCGCAATATTCATTATTGCTCGTAAAAACAAACAATATAATACGGTTGGTAAATTATCCGCTGCTCCCGGATTATTTAATATTAATGAACCATTACTATTTGGTTTACCAATTGTCTTAAATCCAATTTTATTTGTACCATTTATTTTGACACCAATGGTCAATGTGACAATTGCTTTCTTTGTAACAAAATGGGGTTGGGTGCCAGCAGCAACGATTGCTGTTCCATGGACGACGCCTCCAATTATTAATGGTTTCCTAGTCACGCAATCTTGGCGTGGAGCTGTACTGAGTATTGTCTTAATTGTTGTAGCTATTTGTATCTATTTACCATTTTTATCCATGGCTAATCGCTTGTCAAGACAGAATGAACAAAAGGCTGCTTTAGCAGCACAGAGCGAACAATCTGTTGTGGAATCCCAAGGGGAAAAAGTAGAAGTATAA
- the cymR gene encoding cysteine metabolism transcriptional regulator CymR: protein MKISTKGRYGLTIMIELAKHYGEGPIPLRKIAAEKELSEAYLEQLVSPLRNSGLVKSVRGAYGGYMLANPPSEISAAHVISVLEGPIQPVEGIENEEAPQRELWLRIRDAVKNVLDTTTIEDLAQYTEENVAEGYMFYI, encoded by the coding sequence ATGAAAATTTCAACAAAGGGCCGTTACGGGCTTACGATTATGATTGAATTAGCAAAGCATTATGGTGAAGGGCCGATTCCATTGCGTAAAATTGCTGCGGAAAAGGAGCTTTCTGAAGCATATTTAGAGCAATTAGTGTCTCCGCTTCGTAATTCAGGCTTAGTAAAAAGTGTACGTGGTGCTTATGGTGGTTATATGCTAGCGAATCCACCTAGCGAAATTTCAGCAGCCCATGTTATTAGTGTGCTAGAAGGGCCTATTCAACCAGTAGAGGGTATTGAAAATGAGGAAGCGCCACAACGAGAGTTATGGCTACGTATTCGCGATGCAGTAAAAAATGTGTTAGATACAACGACAATTGAAGACCTAGCACAATATACAGAAGAAAATGTAGCGGAAGGTTACATGTTCTATATTTAA
- a CDS encoding DUF871 domain-containing protein, whose product MRRLGISLYPQHSTLDEMKRYVQLAHDNGFDRIFTCLMSLKQEGERQKLQQINAFAQQLGFDISADIAPAVFDDLGLTFKDIGYLKEHYYLAALRLDMGFSGQEEALMSLDASNLKIELNISNGTKYVDNIVSYQPNKENIIGCHNFYPRRFTGLSRQHFLQTSQHFKAHNLRTAAMISSQHGQFGPWEQTEYGLPTLEEHRHLPITVQAKDLWHTGLIDDCIIGNMYASEEEIRALGQLNRNKLEIKVVPSADTSILEETILFKEPHFNRGDVSEYVIRSTQSRVKYKNGDFPVHDTRPLKRGDITIDNNLDVRYKGELQIVLKEIPNAGSSNVIASVVEEEQFLLAHIQPWASFGFTK is encoded by the coding sequence GTGAGAAGATTAGGAATTTCGCTATATCCACAGCATAGTACACTAGACGAAATGAAGCGCTATGTTCAACTTGCTCATGACAATGGCTTTGATCGGATTTTTACCTGTTTGATGTCATTAAAACAGGAGGGGGAGCGTCAGAAATTACAGCAAATTAATGCCTTTGCGCAGCAGCTTGGTTTTGACATATCGGCTGATATCGCACCAGCTGTTTTTGATGATTTAGGCTTAACCTTTAAAGATATTGGCTATTTGAAGGAACATTATTATTTGGCAGCCTTACGTTTAGATATGGGATTTTCTGGTCAGGAAGAAGCGTTGATGTCACTTGACGCAAGTAATCTAAAAATAGAATTAAACATTAGTAACGGGACGAAATATGTAGACAATATTGTTTCTTACCAGCCCAATAAAGAGAACATTATCGGGTGTCATAATTTTTATCCAAGACGCTTTACTGGGCTATCTCGTCAGCACTTTTTACAAACATCCCAACACTTTAAAGCACACAACTTGAGAACTGCCGCGATGATCTCCTCGCAGCATGGTCAATTTGGGCCTTGGGAGCAAACGGAGTACGGGTTACCTACATTAGAGGAGCATCGTCATCTTCCTATCACTGTACAAGCGAAAGATTTATGGCATACAGGGCTCATTGATGATTGTATTATTGGCAATATGTATGCCTCAGAGGAGGAAATACGTGCGTTAGGTCAATTAAATCGCAATAAGCTTGAAATAAAGGTTGTCCCGTCAGCAGACACGAGTATTTTAGAGGAAACGATTCTTTTTAAAGAGCCCCATTTTAATAGAGGGGATGTCTCTGAGTATGTCATTCGTAGCACACAATCTCGGGTTAAATATAAAAACGGAGATTTTCCTGTGCATGATACACGACCATTAAAAAGAGGCGATATCACGATTGATAATAATTTGGATGTTCGTTATAAGGGAGAGCTACAAATTGTTCTAAAAGAAATCCCAAATGCCGGGTCGAGCAATGTTATCGCTAGCGTTGTTGAGGAAGAACAATTTTTATTAGCACATATTCAACCATGGGCATCATTCGGCTTTACAAAATGA
- a CDS encoding PTS sugar transporter subunit IIB: MKNIMLVCVAGMSTSLLVSKMQKAAQEQNIEADIYAIAEGEVEKVLATKKADVLLLGPQVRYLKGSFETKFKDRGFPIDVINMADYGMMNGENVLKQALHLIG; encoded by the coding sequence ATGAAAAATATTATGTTAGTGTGTGTAGCGGGCATGAGTACTAGTTTATTAGTATCTAAGATGCAAAAAGCTGCTCAAGAGCAAAATATTGAAGCTGATATTTATGCCATTGCTGAAGGTGAGGTGGAAAAAGTATTAGCGACGAAAAAAGCGGATGTGCTGTTATTAGGTCCTCAGGTTCGCTATTTAAAGGGGTCATTTGAAACAAAATTCAAGGATAGGGGCTTTCCAATCGATGTCATCAATATGGCAGATTATGGCATGATGAATGGTGAAAATGTCCTGAAGCAAGCACTACACTTAATTGGATGA
- a CDS encoding GNAT family N-acetyltransferase, with protein sequence MDIHIVSPNDYRQIHQLRDYCFPNKYTGARREDFHYWIEQSTTLGAYDHKKIVGQLLILPLNMTVHGVPYKMGGIGFVATYPEYRQQGIIKRLMIEALQKMRDNGQTISVLAPFSVSFYRHFGWELFFEKLHYTIPQAQFPSFGKQLDIVKRMSFEWVEPELFKEIKDFHNIMAILQNGGMVRDDAWWKRIERRSPDSHFAAYFQADKIEGYIRYTILQGTFVIQDFIVANYLAEQAIWRYITSHAASVDQITGVTSNHYPFGFYFKEPQFKREVIQDVMVRVVDVAAFMQRYPWRDITETLTIRIDDPFCHWNEHVYQINKNGQVSIIETNSVSDKHMLTLPINLFSAMMVGYLSVKEAVVYANQSTVEKTLQRWQRALPTEKPAFYEYF encoded by the coding sequence ATGGATATCCACATCGTCTCGCCTAATGATTATAGGCAGATTCATCAATTAAGAGATTATTGTTTTCCGAATAAATACACAGGGGCTCGACGAGAGGACTTTCATTATTGGATAGAGCAGAGTACGACATTAGGAGCTTATGATCATAAAAAGATTGTCGGTCAACTTTTAATATTGCCACTCAACATGACGGTTCATGGTGTTCCTTATAAAATGGGCGGAATCGGCTTTGTTGCAACATATCCTGAGTACCGACAACAAGGGATTATTAAAAGGCTCATGATAGAAGCCCTACAAAAAATGCGTGATAATGGGCAAACCATTTCAGTTTTAGCGCCTTTTTCTGTGTCCTTCTATCGACATTTTGGTTGGGAATTATTTTTTGAGAAGCTTCATTACACGATCCCACAAGCACAATTTCCGTCGTTTGGGAAACAACTGGATATCGTCAAACGGATGAGCTTTGAATGGGTTGAGCCTGAGCTGTTCAAGGAAATAAAGGATTTTCATAATATAATGGCAATATTGCAAAATGGAGGCATGGTAAGAGATGATGCCTGGTGGAAAAGAATTGAGAGAAGGAGCCCTGACAGCCATTTTGCAGCCTATTTTCAAGCAGATAAAATAGAGGGCTATATTCGTTATACCATTCTGCAGGGGACGTTTGTCATTCAAGACTTTATTGTAGCTAATTATTTAGCGGAGCAAGCCATATGGCGTTATATTACGTCACATGCAGCAAGTGTCGATCAAATTACAGGTGTTACTAGCAATCATTATCCCTTTGGTTTTTATTTCAAAGAGCCGCAATTCAAAAGGGAAGTCATACAGGATGTGATGGTTAGAGTCGTAGACGTTGCAGCTTTTATGCAGCGGTATCCATGGAGAGATATCACAGAAACATTGACGATACGTATTGACGATCCATTTTGTCATTGGAATGAGCATGTCTATCAAATAAATAAAAATGGTCAAGTGTCCATAATTGAGACAAATTCGGTCTCTGACAAGCATATGTTAACACTACCAATTAATCTTTTTTCTGCAATGATGGTTGGTTATCTTTCCGTCAAAGAGGCTGTTGTCTATGCTAATCAATCGACAGTGGAAAAGACTCTACAACGATGGCAAAGGGCATTGCCTACTGAAAAGCCAGCATTTTATGAGTATTTTTAA
- a CDS encoding sugar isomerase domain-containing protein, giving the protein MHAYFSEIEKLIQIVKEQETVHLKEAAQIIVQRLQRGGIIQLFGCGHSQLLAQEAFYRAGGLVPVRPIFLEPLALHAGALASSINEKDPTIIEQHKEQFDFRENDVCIVISTSGRNAAPIDAALLAKESGVYVFSLQSLLYREQVARHHSGHRLEDVVDFVINTHIPIGDGVLHLHEMQYAPASTVIGSLLLNALFSEVIEIIAKTTKELPIFVSNNVDSDWSHNETMMANYQHRIDFT; this is encoded by the coding sequence ATGCATGCATATTTTTCTGAAATCGAAAAGCTCATCCAGATTGTGAAGGAGCAGGAGACTGTTCATTTAAAGGAAGCAGCACAAATCATTGTTCAACGTCTTCAAAGAGGTGGAATCATCCAATTATTTGGCTGCGGCCATTCTCAGCTATTAGCGCAGGAGGCTTTTTATCGAGCTGGTGGTTTAGTACCTGTTCGTCCGATTTTTCTAGAACCTTTGGCATTACATGCTGGAGCACTAGCTTCCTCAATCAATGAGAAGGATCCCACTATTATTGAACAACATAAGGAACAGTTTGATTTTCGTGAAAATGACGTTTGCATTGTCATTTCAACTTCAGGGAGAAATGCGGCCCCTATAGATGCTGCTTTGTTGGCAAAGGAGTCAGGGGTATACGTGTTTTCTCTACAGTCGCTCCTCTATAGAGAGCAGGTTGCACGTCATCACAGTGGGCACAGGCTTGAAGACGTGGTAGATTTTGTGATCAATACACATATCCCTATTGGAGATGGTGTTTTGCATCTACATGAAATGCAGTATGCGCCAGCTTCTACTGTCATTGGTTCCTTATTATTAAACGCCTTGTTCAGCGAAGTCATCGAAATAATAGCAAAGACGACAAAGGAGTTACCTATTTTTGTCAGCAATAATGTTGACTCGGATTGGTCGCATAATGAAACAATGATGGCCAACTATCAACATCGTATAGATTTTACATGA
- a CDS encoding HPr family phosphocarrier protein, with amino-acid sequence MKKMYKITSPEGIHARPAALLVTAVTPFESDIQLTYKGKSVNLKSIMGVMSLGVTPGSIVEISAAGPDIEKLFQTVTEIMVSKEIGEEC; translated from the coding sequence ATGAAAAAAATGTATAAAATTACTTCACCTGAGGGCATTCATGCCAGACCTGCTGCACTACTAGTAACTGCAGTAACTCCATTCGAAAGTGATATTCAATTAACGTACAAGGGAAAATCTGTTAATCTAAAGTCCATTATGGGCGTTATGTCATTGGGTGTAACACCTGGTAGTATAGTAGAAATTTCAGCGGCTGGTCCAGATATTGAAAAATTATTTCAAACCGTAACAGAAATCATGGTGTCAAAAGAAATAGGAGAAGAATGTTAA
- a CDS encoding replication-associated recombination protein A: MHNEPLAFRMRPLTLDEIVGHQDFIGPNTALYKMIQNEHVPSMLLYGEPGIGKTSIANAIAGSSKLPFFALNATRAGKKDVEDIVQEARISGKVLLFLDEIHRFNKLQQDTLLPHVENGSIVLIGATTENPYHDVNPAIRSRCGEIYQLKRLTKENLIELIEKALADEKRGLGKYHFVLTPTQIEQIAGAANGDARKALTLLESIYYASDEVDGQTLAADHVIEHLINRIGVYGDKKGSHFYNLLSALQKSVRGSDTNAALYYLAHLLETGDLVAVSRRLLVMAYEDIGLANPDVGPHMLAAIQAAERLGLPEARIPLASAVIEMCLASKSNSAIAAIDAAITAIHEGKTGDIPHHLRDAHYEGAKDLGHVGYQYPHNTPIGTFGGWVDQQYLPDELVGTEFYKPVIAGEEKRMAGIYEKLKSFHQ, encoded by the coding sequence TTGCATAATGAACCACTCGCTTTTCGAATGCGTCCTTTAACCCTTGATGAAATAGTTGGGCATCAGGATTTCATTGGTCCCAATACAGCCCTGTATAAAATGATTCAAAATGAACATGTACCTTCCATGTTGCTATACGGAGAACCTGGAATCGGTAAAACTTCTATTGCCAATGCCATTGCAGGAAGCTCCAAGCTCCCTTTCTTTGCACTCAATGCAACGCGAGCTGGCAAAAAAGATGTGGAGGATATTGTACAAGAAGCCAGAATCTCCGGAAAAGTACTTCTTTTTTTGGATGAAATTCATCGTTTCAATAAATTACAGCAAGATACTTTGTTACCACATGTTGAAAATGGCTCAATTGTATTAATTGGGGCCACAACAGAAAATCCTTACCATGACGTCAATCCAGCTATTCGTTCACGCTGTGGAGAAATTTACCAGCTAAAACGACTAACAAAGGAAAATTTAATTGAGTTGATTGAAAAAGCACTAGCAGATGAAAAACGAGGGTTAGGTAAATATCATTTTGTATTAACACCCACTCAAATTGAGCAAATTGCAGGAGCCGCAAACGGGGATGCGCGGAAGGCATTAACACTACTAGAATCCATTTATTATGCGAGTGATGAGGTTGATGGGCAGACGCTTGCAGCCGATCATGTTATTGAGCATCTCATTAACCGAATCGGTGTTTATGGCGATAAAAAAGGTTCACATTTTTATAATTTACTTTCCGCCTTGCAAAAATCTGTACGTGGCAGTGATACCAATGCTGCTTTATATTATTTAGCGCATTTACTGGAAACAGGCGATTTAGTGGCCGTCAGCAGGCGCCTGCTTGTGATGGCTTATGAAGATATTGGTCTTGCCAATCCCGATGTTGGTCCTCATATGCTGGCTGCCATCCAAGCAGCCGAACGACTAGGGTTACCTGAGGCACGTATTCCACTCGCAAGCGCCGTCATAGAAATGTGCCTTGCCTCTAAATCCAATTCTGCCATAGCTGCAATAGACGCTGCCATTACAGCAATTCATGAAGGCAAAACGGGTGATATTCCTCATCATTTACGAGATGCTCATTACGAGGGAGCGAAAGATTTAGGACATGTTGGCTATCAATATCCACATAACACACCCATTGGCACTTTTGGTGGTTGGGTAGACCAGCAATATTTACCGGATGAACTTGTAGGAACAGAATTTTATAAACCTGTTATTGCTGGAGAAGAAAAACGAATGGCAGGCATCTATGAAAAGCTCAAATCGTTCCATCAATAA
- a CDS encoding tRNA threonylcarbamoyladenosine dehydratase, translated as MLHQFSRNELAIGTEGLEKLKNTTVAILGVGGVGSFAAEACARSGIGRIILVDKDNVDITNVNRQLVAYLSTVGKSKSAVMKERITDINPACEVIDMHMFYTEETYEKFFAQGIDYVIDASDTVMYKIHLMKECLQRNIPIISSMGAANKMDPTRFQIADISKTHTDPLAKIIRTKLRKEGIHKGVTVVFSDESPIVVRPDVVEHVGKPDAAIRKAKMPPSSNAFVPSVAGLIAASWVVNTILKDVKITRVQG; from the coding sequence ATGTTACATCAATTTTCACGTAACGAGCTCGCTATAGGAACAGAGGGTCTCGAAAAATTAAAAAATACAACGGTTGCCATACTTGGTGTAGGTGGTGTTGGTTCATTTGCAGCCGAGGCATGCGCAAGAAGTGGAATCGGTCGCATTATTTTAGTTGATAAGGATAATGTCGATATTACAAATGTCAACAGACAACTAGTGGCATATCTATCAACTGTAGGCAAATCTAAATCAGCTGTCATGAAAGAGCGCATTACAGATATTAACCCAGCATGTGAAGTCATTGATATGCACATGTTTTACACGGAAGAAACCTATGAAAAGTTTTTCGCACAAGGCATTGATTATGTCATTGATGCAAGCGATACAGTGATGTACAAAATTCATCTAATGAAGGAATGCTTGCAACGTAATATTCCTATTATTTCGAGTATGGGTGCAGCAAATAAAATGGATCCTACTCGTTTCCAAATTGCGGATATATCAAAAACACATACAGATCCATTAGCAAAAATAATTCGTACAAAGCTTCGTAAAGAGGGTATTCATAAGGGTGTAACGGTTGTTTTTTCTGATGAAAGTCCAATTGTTGTACGTCCTGATGTCGTAGAGCATGTTGGTAAGCCTGATGCGGCAATTCGTAAGGCAAAGATGCCGCCTTCATCCAATGCCTTTGTACCGTCCGTAGCAGGTTTAATTGCGGCGAGCTGGGTAGTCAATACCATCTTAAAAGATGTAAAAATTACGCGCGTACAAGGATAA